From Alloacidobacterium dinghuense:
GGAGCGCTCGTGATCGAAGGCCGCGTGGCCATTGTGCCGTCCGAGTTGAACAGGTATGCGGGTTTATAAATCTCCATCTGCTGCACATAGGTGCCGCGCAAAGGATTGCCCCCGGCCAGCCATACTGTCGCATCGGGAAGGAGCAGCGCCACCGAGTGATACAGACGTGGATAAGCGTTCGCTCCGGCTGAAGAGAAGGTGTTGGTTACAGGGTCATAGAGGTCCGCATTCAGGCTGGAGGTGTTCGTGTCTTCATCATTCACAGAGCCGCCAAGTGCAAGAACCTTACCGTTGGGCAAAATCACCGCGTTCATCTCAATGCGCGCCTGACTCATGTTTGGCCCATATTGCCATGCTGGAGTAGATGCCCCCATGTCGATGATTTCGGTGGTATTGGTAGCCGGATTGCCACCGCCCATGATGATCACTTTGGGATCGTAGTTGTTGTTCGGACTCAACGGGAGCAGAACGGATGTACCGTAGGTACGCGTTCCACTGTAGTTCGTCCTCGCGAAGCTTGTGTTCCAGGTGTTCGTCGACGGGTCGAAGAGCTTCGATGTGGTTTGCGCACCAGAATAAAACACCTTGCCATTAGGCAAGACGTGCAAGCGTGGATAGAGATCCGGGGTCCAGGACGCCATATACTGTGCGCTCCAGCCCGAGCCAACCGAGTAAAATTCGACAGCGGTATTGGTACCGCCGGTCTCCTTCAGGCCGGAAAACGTCATGACTCTTCCGTCGCCAAGTGTCAGCAGCGTCGGATACCATCGCCCGTGCGCCATGTTCGGCGTATTACTGAATGTGTTTGCCAGCGGATCAAAAGTTGCCGCCTGCGGCTGTCCGAAAAAAGGGTCGTACTGTATGGTGCCGCCGGCTATAAACGGGCGACCATCCTCCAGGAGCACCATGCCATTACAGAACATGTCCCATGACAGAGAAAACTGGGTGATAGTCTGGCCGCTCACCGGATCCAACAGCAATGCCCCGGAGCCATTCGACGGTCCGTAGGGTGGCCCCGACGGACATCCGGTCTGCGACGGTGGGCAGTTTCCTGAGCCGGCAACCACTAGGACGTCGCCACTACTGAGCAGCGCCACATGGATCGGATTGATAGGCATGGTCTTGGACAATGTGGTCCACTGCCCTTGGAGGTCGGGCTGACCCAATGCCAATGGGTGCAATACGCAGATCAAGAGCGAGAGTGTAAGCGAATAGGTAAGCCAAGAGCTGACGCGGCTGGTCATCGGCGCTCACTGCGGCAAGAGCTAGAAGGTTTGAGACAAGAATCCGGGAAAGTGTTGCTCTATGTTCATGTCTCGTAGGCTTCAGACGCATCAACAATATCGGCACCATTGATACTGATTTTTGCCCGGACGCCTCTCAACTGCTTATAAGCAGATTGCGTGTGATTGCAGTATGGTGCGGCAAAAAGATAAAACTTAGGCTCTGACGCCTCGGTTCGCGTTTGAGCAATCACTGAAAACAAGCCGTTGAGAGTGTCGTTGCATATTCTCACCGACACTGCAGATTCATGTGAGCGTCGCCGCATGAGGTCAATACGAGTAGTTGATTAATTTGTTGAGATCACCTTCACAAGAGTGACAGTTGGAGTCACGTTTAAAGAAAACGCATATGTCAGGTTCTCGTTCATCGTGTGAGGAGCCCCATTTTGATCAACCCAGAAACAAGACTGAACACCGTGAGCTGAGTCCAGAGTAAGATGCACAGTTTGCGGTGGAACACTGATCGGAGCATTTGTTGCGGGATTGTAGATGGATGCGTTCAACCAGAGCGCCAGATAAAACGACCCGTCACGCTTCTGCAGCAACAGATGATGAACGTTCGCTGTAGTTCCGGTGAGCGAATACGTCAACCTGCCTGGAGTGAAAGGAGCGCCAGGGTCGCTAAGATAGTTCGTCAGTGATTTGATAGATGTGTACGAAGGTTTCGCGCTCAGCGTGCTCGTCATTAGCCCATACATTGGCGAAGATGGGTCGTCCATCAATTCATACATGTATGTGCGCAAGATGCCTTGAGTCATCATTTCGAAGATTGTCTGAATGGTATAGGCCGAGGCCACAGCATTCGTGACTGTATATGGCTTGGTGGTGGTTGGCGCTTGCATGTACCCGCTCTCAGTCACGATCGCCGGCACTCCAGGGGCATTTGTATTTGCGTTATCCAACCACCACGCGATGCTTCCATAAGAATGGCCCTGAGCATTGGTTGAACCCCATCCGTTCGTGCCGGGATTCCTGCCCCCAAAGTAGATGTGGAGATTGTTATACGTGATGTAGGGGACAATGTTGCCTAATGCACTGTAGGAAGCCTGTTGTGTCAGAGATGGGCCGAGAACTGGAACATTTAGAGCGGCACCGGCGAGTTGCAGGGTCGGCAGAAAGCTCGTCAACTGGGTGGCCCACTGCGAGTTTTTTTGATCGTCATATTCGTTTGGCCCTTCAATGCTCTCCATATCTCGGGCAAGGGACTGGAAGTTCTGAAGATCGGCAGTCGTAAGGAGCGGGTCATATGCAACTACATATTCTGTATGGATCCCGGCTGCAGCGATACCCCAGTGAATTGTGTACATCTGGTTCCCTGTCGGCCAGTTGTAGTAGCCGTCGCGTATATGACGAATTCCAGCGGCTTTTAACGCGGAAATCACTTGTTGGTACTTCTGGAAGTAGTTTGTATTTGTATAGGCAAGGTGAGTGTTGACTCCGACAGAGTCAACAAGCGTATCTGCCTGAATCGCTTGTTCTTGTGCGCTGCTTGGAAGCACCGCAAGAGCAAAGCAAAAAAAAGAGACTACGAGCTTCTTTCTGAACATTTCAATGAGTCCTGAGACAAGGGCCTGGGGACCGATTTGATTCCTTAGAGGGATTGGAGACTCAGTTGTGCTCCCGGCCACATTGGGACCTGCTCCCGAGTAAGTTTCGGCCAAAAACAATGAAGGTCCGAACCAAACAATGAAAGGAAACTATCTCTTTTACCTGTGAGACTTGAGTGTTAGACTCTCATGACCTTTCACAGAATCCCAGATTTCTTTAGTAACTGCGCGTAGCCAAGGCTTAAGCGGAAGTCGTGGTTCCCACAATTGCAAATAATGAGAAAGACCAAGTCGTTTGTGACCGGGCCTGGTGGGTTCCGAACACCGGGCTGTCAGGCAAAAGTAAGAGATCGCTGATTGGGCCGCTTGGCGGACGATTTCGGCGCTGCATTGCGCGGCTGCTTAACATATCAAGCAACGCTCACGATTGCTTAAGCAACTCCTTGTGAACAAATTCGCAGAGCTTCATCGTCAGGGGATTGCTCATTCCGTAGTAGACAAACCGATCTTCGGTTGAGCCGTGGAAGCTGTGCCACGTGAGCGCTGTAAATCGGAACGCGGGTGCTGTTTCCGAGCCGATCTTTAGTCCAAGAAAATGCCGTCATGTACCATCTGATTGCTCAAAGATAAGGAAGTAATCTTCTCCGTCGGCTTTCGTGAAGTCGTAACGAGCAACCTGTCGGAAACCTGCATCCTTAAGTTCACGGACGACGATTGCTTCATCCAATCCGTGATTTGCACCGTTTCCATTGCGGTCGATAATGCCTAGCTTAGCTCCAGGCTTCAGCGCAGGGATAAGGTTGTGCAAGAGTAGCTTTGGATGAGCAATTTCATGGTACGTTTTGAGGATTACAACGGCGTCGATGCTGTGCGGAGGAAGTTTCGGGTCATCAGGAAGACCCAACACCGCCCGGACTTGGGGTAAATGCTCGCGTTCGCTACGATAACGAATCGCCTTGATCGCCTCAGGATTGATATCCTCGGCGAAAACCACGCCGTCAGAGCCAACTCGCTCTGCTGCTCTGACCGCTAACCAGCCGCCGCCAGCGCCAATATCCGCAACAGAAGAACCAGCACGCACGCCGAGAAGCGAAAGAATCCTCTGGGGCTGGAGCCTGGCGTCACGTTCCGGATATTCAAAGATCGAAAGATCGCCCGAATACGGCGTGCTTGTGGGATGGGATGGTACCGGACCAGGCGAAGCTTGAGCCTGCACGAATACGGAGGAGATGCCCAGCAGAGAAGCAATGAGGAATCCGAAGCGCTGCAGCATAGGAAAACATGCGACAAGGTTAGTGTTGCTGTCAAAACAATTGGTACGCACGAAACGAACCTTCTGCTGGTGACATTGAGCTGAACCAACGCAACTCGCGGAATCGAGATCTTCCGGCGTGGGTGTCCTGTCTGGCCTTGTCGTTCTTCACCGCGTCTCTTATGATTTGACGCCATTTCGATTCCGTCAAGAATGCCTTCAACCAACTGGAATTTGCTGCGGTTGACTAACAGGCGGTCACCAATTGTGCGCGGGATGATGCGGCATCGCACATCCTCAACCTCGATCGCAAACATGGTGGTGTGAAAGCAAGGCCATGCCGGATACCGCTGCGCGAGCCGCTCGCCAACGAGCCAGTCAGTAATGTCGCCATCAAATTGAGAATGCAAACCGGCGGCAACCCAGCGTCGGGAAATGCAACGCGCGCGTCGGGCGGAGTTCACAAGACTCCGGGGAGTGAACGCTGTAGGCTCGTCAAGAGAGTGGTCAAAGGGGCAACTTGTTCATACGATCTATTTTTAATTTGAGCATGTCGTTCGAACCGATAAGAATCAGGAACCGTTTGACGACTGCGCGCACCTTCGGCGACAATCCGGTTCGATCCAGTAAATAGCGAATGACAGGTGCGATCATGACTCACGATGCAGCCGTTT
This genomic window contains:
- a CDS encoding methyltransferase domain-containing protein encodes the protein MRTNCFDSNTNLVACFPMLQRFGFLIASLLGISSVFVQAQASPGPVPSHPTSTPYSGDLSIFEYPERDARLQPQRILSLLGVRAGSSVADIGAGGGWLAVRAAERVGSDGVVFAEDINPEAIKAIRYRSEREHLPQVRAVLGLPDDPKLPPHSIDAVVILKTYHEIAHPKLLLHNLIPALKPGAKLGIIDRNGNGANHGLDEAIVVRELKDAGFRQVARYDFTKADGEDYFLIFEQSDGT